The proteins below are encoded in one region of Bacteroides uniformis:
- a CDS encoding capsular polysaccharide biosynthesis protein CapF: MKILVTGAKGFVGRNLVSQLYNIRDGKARNYGIDSEDLAVYEYDIDSDPADLEEYCKNADFVFNLAGVNRPKDNSEFLKGNFGFASVLLDTLKKYGNTCPVMISSSIQAVLDNPYGESKRAGEQLMFEYSAETGAKVLVYRFPNVFGKWCRPNYNSAIATFCNNIANDLPISVNDPSIVMNLVYIDDVVDEMIAALNGNEHCNENFCEVPVTHTRTLGEIVEIIRSFKDMPANLGVADMGDGLAKKLYSTYLTYLPKERFAYPLKMNVDERGSFTEFIRTADRGQVAVNISKPGITKGEHWHHTKVEKFVVVSGHGLIQMRKVDSDEVVNFEVSGDKIEVVETIPGYTHNIVNLSETENLVTLIWCNECFDPNRPDTYFDKVVK, from the coding sequence GGAGCCAAGGGCTTTGTCGGTCGAAATCTTGTTTCGCAACTTTACAATATCCGCGATGGCAAAGCTCGCAATTACGGCATTGACAGTGAGGACTTGGCCGTTTATGAATATGATATTGACAGTGACCCTGCCGACCTTGAGGAATATTGCAAGAATGCAGACTTTGTTTTCAATCTTGCCGGTGTTAACCGCCCGAAGGACAATTCTGAGTTTCTGAAGGGCAATTTCGGCTTTGCGTCGGTGCTTCTTGACACTTTGAAGAAGTATGGAAACACTTGCCCTGTTATGATTTCATCATCTATTCAGGCGGTTCTTGACAATCCTTACGGTGAGTCGAAGCGTGCTGGCGAGCAGTTGATGTTTGAATATTCGGCGGAAACTGGAGCGAAAGTGCTTGTCTACCGCTTCCCGAACGTTTTCGGAAAGTGGTGTCGTCCAAACTATAATAGTGCCATTGCAACTTTCTGCAACAATATAGCGAATGATCTTCCTATTAGCGTCAATGACCCGAGCATTGTTATGAATCTTGTTTATATAGACGACGTTGTTGATGAGATGATAGCGGCACTTAACGGCAACGAGCATTGCAATGAAAACTTCTGTGAAGTTCCAGTCACTCATACCCGCACACTTGGCGAGATTGTTGAGATTATCCGCTCGTTTAAGGATATGCCAGCAAATCTCGGCGTTGCAGATATGGGCGACGGTTTGGCTAAGAAACTCTATTCAACATACCTTACTTATCTGCCGAAGGAGCGTTTTGCGTATCCTTTGAAAATGAACGTCGACGAGCGCGGCAGTTTTACTGAATTTATCAGGACAGCCGATCGTGGTCAGGTTGCGGTGAATATATCCAAACCGGGTATTACCAAAGGTGAGCACTGGCACCATACAAAGGTGGAGAAATTCGTTGTAGTCAGCGGTCACGGCCTTATTCAGATGCGTAAGGTCGATTCAGACGAGGTCGTCAATTTTGAGGTTTCCGGCGATAAAATCGAGGTTGTTGAGACTATCCCGGGATACACTCATAACATTGTAAACCTTTCAGAAACAGAGAATCTTGTAACTCTGATTTGGTGTAACGAGTGCTTTGACCCGAACCGCCCAGATACTTATTTCGATAAAGTAGTAAAATAG